Proteins encoded in a region of the Sporocytophaga myxococcoides DSM 11118 genome:
- a CDS encoding IPExxxVDY family protein, with amino-acid sequence MMKTTKLVVDYEYDFEFFAIISAVKAHKLAWSINKVLSINLCKQEDLKLDFVKDWKLVITNYIYEKEYSAFRLLKNRSCESENLPKPFLVPELKEYDYFIHMSGEVMLFETAELFEKLKELQIVQYVKKIEVNKLKSKENLIF; translated from the coding sequence ATGATGAAAACTACAAAGCTAGTAGTCGATTATGAGTATGATTTTGAGTTTTTTGCTATAATTTCTGCAGTAAAGGCTCATAAATTAGCATGGTCTATTAATAAGGTGTTAAGTATTAATCTCTGTAAACAGGAGGATTTAAAACTTGACTTTGTTAAAGATTGGAAACTGGTAATCACTAATTATATTTACGAGAAAGAATACAGTGCTTTCAGATTATTAAAAAATAGATCCTGCGAATCGGAGAATCTTCCCAAGCCCTTCCTGGTCCCCGAGCTTAAAGAATATGACTATTTTATTCACATGTCCGGAGAAGTTATGCTGTTTGAAACAGCCGAACTGTTTGAGAAACTTAAAGAATTGCAAATAGTACAATACGTAAAAAAAATTGAAGTAAATAAATTAAAGTCTAAAGAAAACTTAATTTTTTGA
- a CDS encoding acyl carrier protein, which produces MSEIAQKVKSIIIDKLGVEESEVTSEASFTNDLGADSLDTVELIMEFEKEFNISIPDEQAENISTVGQAVAYLEQNVKQ; this is translated from the coding sequence ATGTCAGAAATAGCACAAAAAGTTAAGAGTATCATTATTGACAAATTAGGTGTTGAAGAATCTGAAGTTACTTCAGAAGCTAGCTTCACAAACGACTTAGGAGCTGACTCCTTAGATACAGTAGAATTAATCATGGAATTCGAAAAAGAATTTAACATATCAATTCCTGATGAGCAAGCTGAAAACATTTCAACTGTTGGTCAAGCTGTTGCTTATTTGGAGCAAAACGTTAAACAATAA
- the fabF gene encoding beta-ketoacyl-ACP synthase II: MNLKRVVVTGLGALTPIGNNVEDYWKSLSTGVSGAAPITRYNAEKSKTRFACEVKNFNVENFIDKKEVKRMDPFTQYAIVASDEAIKDSNLDLNTINKDRAGVIWGSGIGGLRTFQDEVSGYALGDGTPRFNPFFIPKMIADISAGHISMKFGFRGPNFVTVSACASSTNAIVDAFNYIRLGMADIMVTGGSEAAVTEAGIGGFNAMKALSERNDDPSTASRPFDKDRDGFVLGEGAGALIIEEYEHAKARGAKIYAEIIGGGMSADAYHLTAPHPEGLGQISVMNNALADAKLKPEDIDYINVHGTSTPLGDISELTAIQKVFGEHAYNLSISSTKSMTGHLLGAAGAIEAIACILAIKHQTVPPTINHFTDDERVDPRLNLTFNKAQSKTIKVALSNTFGFGGHNCSIILRKI, translated from the coding sequence ATGAATTTAAAAAGAGTTGTTGTAACAGGATTAGGCGCACTTACCCCAATAGGAAACAATGTTGAAGATTACTGGAAATCATTGTCCACTGGAGTAAGTGGTGCTGCTCCTATCACCCGCTACAACGCTGAAAAATCAAAAACCAGATTTGCCTGCGAAGTTAAAAACTTCAACGTAGAAAACTTTATTGATAAAAAAGAGGTCAAAAGAATGGACCCCTTTACTCAATATGCTATAGTGGCATCTGATGAAGCTATCAAAGATTCAAATCTTGATCTTAATACAATAAACAAAGATAGAGCTGGAGTTATCTGGGGTTCAGGAATAGGCGGTCTTCGCACTTTCCAGGACGAAGTTTCAGGATATGCACTTGGTGATGGAACTCCAAGATTCAACCCTTTCTTTATACCTAAAATGATCGCCGATATCAGTGCCGGTCATATTTCCATGAAGTTTGGTTTCAGAGGTCCCAATTTCGTTACTGTCTCTGCTTGTGCTTCTTCTACCAATGCTATTGTTGACGCCTTTAACTATATTAGATTAGGAATGGCAGACATAATGGTAACCGGAGGATCAGAAGCCGCTGTTACAGAAGCGGGAATCGGTGGTTTCAATGCCATGAAAGCTCTTTCTGAAAGAAATGACGATCCTTCTACAGCTTCTAGACCTTTTGACAAAGACAGAGATGGCTTTGTTCTTGGAGAAGGTGCTGGAGCTCTTATAATAGAGGAATACGAACATGCTAAAGCAAGGGGAGCTAAAATTTATGCTGAAATAATCGGTGGCGGTATGTCTGCAGATGCATATCACTTAACTGCTCCACACCCTGAAGGTTTAGGACAAATAAGTGTTATGAATAATGCACTTGCTGATGCAAAACTGAAACCTGAAGATATTGATTATATCAATGTTCATGGTACTTCAACACCATTAGGTGATATCAGCGAACTTACTGCAATTCAGAAAGTATTCGGAGAACATGCATATAACCTAAGCATTAGTTCTACCAAATCCATGACAGGTCACTTGCTTGGCGCTGCTGGAGCTATTGAAGCTATTGCTTGTATTCTTGCAATCAAACACCAAACTGTTCCTCCTACCATCAATCATTTTACTGACGACGAAAGAGTTGATCCTAGATTAAATTTGACTTTCAACAAAGCGCAGTCTAAAACGATAAAGGTGGCGTTGAGCAATACTTTCGGGTTTGGAGGGCACAACTGCTCTATTATTCTCCGTAAAATTTAA
- the rnc gene encoding ribonuclease III: MISYLRRISNLFNKQLVKEKAFAKSIANITGQTPINLNLYKLAVCHTSAAKEDKLGVRSSNERLEYLGDAILGAVIAEFLFKKFPYKDEGFLTEIRSRIVNRESLNKLGKKIGLNKIVEFNPGRGGNTHKSLYGDALEALVGAVYLDKGFKSCRKFILSRLLQPHFDLNEIIENNLNFKSVLIEWAQKESKDIKFVIIKEVGSIHHKEFTAQVLIEDEPVSTGTGFSKKKAEQAAAEKACQIREIK; encoded by the coding sequence TTGATTTCCTACTTAAGGAGAATTTCGAACCTGTTTAATAAACAGCTGGTAAAGGAAAAGGCTTTTGCTAAATCAATTGCAAACATCACTGGACAAACTCCTATCAATCTTAACCTTTATAAACTTGCTGTATGCCACACCTCTGCTGCAAAAGAGGATAAGCTTGGTGTCCGTAGCTCTAATGAAAGACTGGAATACCTTGGTGACGCAATACTTGGCGCTGTAATAGCAGAATTTCTTTTCAAAAAATTTCCTTATAAAGATGAAGGATTCTTAACTGAAATCAGATCAAGAATCGTAAATCGTGAATCACTCAATAAACTTGGAAAAAAAATAGGACTCAATAAAATTGTCGAGTTTAACCCAGGCAGAGGTGGCAATACCCACAAGTCTCTTTATGGAGATGCTCTTGAAGCCTTGGTTGGAGCAGTTTACCTCGACAAAGGCTTCAAATCTTGTAGAAAATTTATTCTTTCCAGACTCTTACAACCTCATTTCGATCTAAATGAGATCATAGAAAACAACCTTAATTTTAAAAGCGTCTTAATTGAATGGGCCCAAAAGGAATCGAAAGATATTAAGTTTGTAATTATCAAAGAAGTCGGAAGTATCCATCATAAGGAATTTACAGCCCAGGTGCTTATTGAAGATGAACCTGTAAGTACTGGAACTGGATTTAGTAAGAAAAAAGCAGAACAAGCCGCTGCTGAAAAAGCCTGTCAAATCAGGGAAATCAAATAA
- a CDS encoding nitrilase-related carbon-nitrogen hydrolase, with translation MRIAGAALNQTPLDWDNNISNIIAAINEAKDKKVDVLCLPELCITGYGCEDWFLSEWVAETALKNLIDLIPHTTNIVVSFGLPIRFNDLVYNCACLVKNKEILGISAKQFLANDGVHYEPRWFTPWQHSQIENFKIEGKNYPFGDILYNIDGIKIGYEICEDAWRPDNVRPASRLCKLNVDLILNPSASHFAFAKSDFRYNLIIGSSEKFNCTYLYANLLGNEAGRMIFDGEVLIARNGDLIQRNDRLSFKNLNLVYADIDFSTGKVSEDPLQPDDREKNFEFWEAVTLGLFDYMRKSHSKGFVLSLSGGADSSACAVMVSEMIKKGIKELGVKEFLDKGGLSPIPGIESEPYESQIRLVTEKVLTCAYQSTKNSGRETYESAEKLADSIGARFYHWDVQDQVSGYIKTIEHVLAHPLSWEKHDITLQNIQARSRSPIIWMLANINNALLITTSNRSEGDVGYATMDGDTSGSIAPIAGVDKHFIQQWLTWAEKNLDQPGLRFVNSLIPTAELRPVEKTQTDEKDLMPYWLLADIEKLAIKDKKSPLEVFNILAKENKTEPALLRSYVDKFFKMWARNQWKRERLAPGFHLDEFNVDPKTWCRFPILNSGFKNELKKLKD, from the coding sequence ATGAGAATTGCTGGTGCTGCACTCAACCAAACACCACTCGATTGGGACAATAATATTTCTAACATTATAGCCGCAATCAATGAAGCAAAGGATAAAAAGGTCGACGTACTTTGTCTTCCGGAGCTTTGCATTACCGGCTACGGTTGCGAAGATTGGTTCTTAAGTGAATGGGTGGCGGAAACAGCCCTGAAAAATTTGATTGACCTTATCCCTCATACCACAAACATCGTCGTAAGCTTCGGACTCCCTATAAGATTCAACGATCTAGTATATAATTGCGCCTGTCTTGTCAAAAACAAAGAAATTCTTGGTATTTCAGCCAAACAATTCTTAGCTAATGATGGAGTGCACTATGAGCCAAGATGGTTTACGCCATGGCAGCACTCTCAAATAGAAAACTTCAAGATAGAAGGAAAAAACTATCCTTTCGGGGACATCTTATATAACATTGATGGAATTAAAATTGGCTATGAAATTTGTGAAGATGCCTGGAGACCTGATAATGTGAGACCAGCATCCAGACTTTGCAAACTGAATGTCGATCTTATCCTGAACCCTAGCGCAAGTCACTTTGCTTTTGCCAAATCTGATTTCAGATATAATCTCATTATCGGAAGTTCAGAAAAATTTAATTGCACTTACCTCTATGCAAACCTACTTGGTAATGAAGCAGGTAGAATGATTTTTGACGGAGAGGTTTTGATTGCCAGAAACGGTGACCTTATTCAACGCAATGACAGACTATCTTTTAAAAACTTAAATCTAGTCTATGCGGATATTGATTTTTCCACAGGAAAAGTCTCTGAAGATCCACTGCAGCCGGATGATAGAGAAAAAAACTTCGAATTTTGGGAAGCTGTTACACTAGGTCTTTTTGATTATATGCGAAAAAGCCATAGCAAAGGATTTGTGCTATCACTCAGCGGCGGTGCTGACAGCTCTGCCTGTGCCGTAATGGTTTCCGAAATGATAAAAAAAGGGATAAAAGAACTTGGGGTAAAAGAATTCCTAGATAAAGGAGGCCTCTCTCCTATTCCTGGAATTGAATCAGAACCATATGAAAGCCAGATCAGATTAGTTACAGAAAAAGTGCTAACCTGCGCCTATCAGTCTACAAAAAATTCAGGAAGAGAAACATATGAATCTGCAGAAAAGCTGGCTGATTCCATTGGAGCCAGGTTCTATCATTGGGATGTGCAAGATCAGGTTTCAGGCTATATTAAAACAATTGAGCATGTACTGGCTCATCCTCTTAGTTGGGAAAAGCATGATATCACTTTGCAGAACATTCAGGCACGAAGCCGATCGCCAATAATATGGATGCTTGCAAACATTAATAACGCTTTGTTAATCACAACTTCCAACCGAAGTGAAGGAGATGTCGGATATGCCACAATGGATGGCGATACTTCTGGCAGTATTGCACCAATTGCTGGTGTTGACAAGCATTTTATTCAACAATGGCTGACCTGGGCTGAAAAAAATCTGGACCAACCAGGCTTACGTTTTGTAAATTCACTGATACCCACAGCTGAATTAAGACCGGTTGAAAAAACTCAGACCGATGAGAAAGATCTTATGCCATACTGGTTATTGGCAGATATAGAAAAACTAGCTATCAAAGACAAGAAATCTCCACTTGAAGTATTTAATATTCTGGCAAAAGAAAATAAAACTGAGCCAGCACTACTTAGATCTTATGTAGACAAATTCTTTAAAATGTGGGCAAGGAATCAATGGAAACGAGAAAGATTAGCTCCTGGTTTTCATCTTGATGAGTTTAATGTCGATCCGAAAACGTGGTGTAGATTTCCGATTTTAAACAGTGGATTTAAAAATGAGTTAAAAAAACTTAAGGATTAA
- a CDS encoding prolipoprotein diacylglyceryl transferase → MTFNFVLWEASPELFSIGSLTVRWYGLLFALGFLIGQQILIWIYKTEGKSEKYVETLTIYMVVATILGARLGHCLFYEPEYYLTRPLDILKIWEGGLASHGAAAGILIAIYLYSKKQTDQSYLYVLDRMVITIALAGCLIRLGNLMNSEIIGKPTSFRGGFIFARSMEDLLDKTYKNSIYDIEMSLNGKDSIDEAGRTIAGVDLSFEVPGEENNEKEIKAFVEGGIRKTIEREYNEHIVYAENPPVKIEKIEGEKAQKVTVGVWGVPRHPSQLYEAISSFLLFLFLFFGVYNRKREKTPEGRIFGYFVVILFSLRFIYEYFKEPQVDFEQNMSYNMGQLLSIPLIIAGLFVLINSYRKKNELS, encoded by the coding sequence ATGACTTTTAACTTTGTTCTCTGGGAAGCTTCTCCCGAGTTATTTTCTATAGGAAGCTTAACAGTAAGGTGGTATGGACTACTTTTCGCACTCGGTTTTTTAATTGGCCAGCAAATTTTAATCTGGATTTACAAGACTGAGGGAAAATCAGAAAAATATGTTGAAACACTTACAATATACATGGTAGTGGCTACTATTCTAGGAGCAAGACTTGGGCACTGTCTTTTTTATGAGCCCGAATATTATTTAACCCGTCCACTGGACATTTTAAAAATATGGGAAGGTGGGCTTGCCAGTCATGGAGCCGCAGCAGGTATTCTAATCGCTATTTACCTCTATTCAAAAAAACAAACAGATCAAAGTTACTTGTATGTTTTGGATCGTATGGTGATCACCATCGCTCTTGCTGGGTGCCTTATTCGTCTGGGCAATCTTATGAATTCTGAAATTATAGGAAAACCTACAAGCTTTAGAGGAGGATTTATCTTTGCAAGAAGTATGGAGGATCTGCTCGACAAAACCTATAAAAATTCTATTTACGACATTGAAATGAGCCTTAATGGGAAAGATAGCATTGATGAGGCAGGAAGAACAATTGCAGGAGTCGACCTAAGCTTTGAAGTGCCGGGTGAAGAAAACAATGAAAAGGAAATCAAGGCATTTGTAGAAGGCGGAATAAGAAAGACAATTGAAAGGGAATACAATGAACATATTGTATATGCTGAAAATCCACCTGTTAAAATAGAAAAAATTGAAGGAGAAAAAGCTCAGAAGGTAACAGTGGGCGTGTGGGGCGTACCAAGACATCCTTCTCAATTATATGAAGCTATTTCTTCTTTTCTATTGTTTTTATTTTTGTTTTTTGGAGTATACAATAGAAAAAGGGAGAAAACCCCAGAAGGAAGAATATTTGGTTATTTTGTAGTGATTTTATTCTCTTTAAGGTTTATATATGAATACTTTAAAGAACCACAAGTAGATTTTGAGCAAAATATGAGCTATAATATGGGGCAACTTTTAAGTATACCCTTAATTATTGCCGGCCTTTTTGTTCTGATAAATAGCTATCGTAAAAAGAATGAATTAAGCTAG
- the yidD gene encoding membrane protein insertion efficiency factor YidD has protein sequence MLKILLAPLKWLILLLVKIYQLAISPYLPAACRYHPTCSAYFIEAVKKYGPIKGSWLGIKRIGRCHPWGGHGYDPVP, from the coding sequence ATGTTAAAAATTTTATTAGCTCCTTTAAAATGGTTGATATTGTTACTGGTAAAGATTTATCAGCTGGCAATAAGCCCTTATTTACCAGCTGCCTGTAGGTATCATCCGACTTGTTCGGCTTATTTTATTGAAGCTGTAAAAAAATATGGTCCCATTAAAGGAAGCTGGTTGGGTATAAAACGAATTGGGCGTTGCCACCCTTGGGGTGGGCACGGTTATGATCCCGTGCCCTAG
- a CDS encoding BamA/TamA family outer membrane protein, giving the protein MSFKFFIFYISLLIPTLISAQTNSQSEACDTSFIIINNINLEGNKRTKDRIILRELSIEPGDTILKKELEPLLSKTRNRIFNTGLFLKADVILIGDSIIRELKITVKERLFTYPLPILSLADRNFNEWWYTRNHDLSRIDYGINFIKKNVRGMNETLRLKVNAGFSTKAELTYIIPYLDRKQRIGLTLFAGIIENKKIPYQTLNNELAYYEGKNFVRRRITGNITFSYRRRFYEFHSLSLGFFTNRISDKIAELNPDYFLNQRVQQNYFDLKYIFTYDRRDITYYPLNGFYIKAEADKQGLLNSDDVNIFSLKTEGSVYKPLGKGFFVAAGTALKYSTPSKQPYFNIRGLGYMKDYISGYELFVIDGSSYSLFKSNIKYRLFKTEKKLSFLPTEKIRSIPLTLYLKTYFDTGYVVDQTNNPGNAILANQWLWGGGAGFDLVTYYDLVFRFEYSVNKQLQSGLFLSLKAAI; this is encoded by the coding sequence ATGTCGTTTAAGTTTTTCATTTTCTATATTTCCCTTCTGATTCCAACTCTCATTTCTGCTCAGACAAATTCTCAATCTGAAGCTTGTGATACATCCTTTATCATTATTAACAATATAAACCTGGAAGGAAATAAAAGAACCAAAGACAGAATTATACTAAGGGAATTAAGCATAGAACCCGGAGATACAATCTTAAAAAAAGAACTTGAACCACTCCTCAGTAAAACAAGAAACAGGATTTTTAATACAGGTTTATTTTTGAAAGCAGATGTTATCTTAATTGGAGACTCAATTATACGTGAATTAAAAATAACAGTAAAAGAAAGACTTTTCACTTATCCTCTTCCGATATTAAGTCTTGCAGACCGAAATTTCAATGAATGGTGGTACACGAGAAACCATGACCTTTCCAGAATTGATTATGGGATAAACTTTATTAAGAAAAATGTAAGGGGTATGAATGAAACATTAAGATTAAAAGTGAATGCCGGATTTTCTACCAAAGCAGAACTTACCTATATAATTCCTTACCTAGATCGCAAACAAAGGATTGGTCTCACCCTTTTCGCTGGCATCATAGAAAACAAAAAAATCCCATACCAAACCCTCAATAATGAGTTGGCTTATTATGAAGGAAAGAATTTTGTCAGGCGCAGAATTACAGGCAATATCACCTTCTCTTACAGAAGGAGGTTTTACGAATTCCATAGCTTAAGCCTGGGGTTCTTTACAAATAGAATATCAGATAAAATTGCCGAATTGAATCCTGACTATTTCCTGAATCAAAGGGTTCAGCAAAATTATTTTGATCTGAAGTACATCTTTACCTATGACAGACGAGATATAACCTATTACCCACTGAATGGCTTTTATATAAAAGCAGAAGCTGATAAGCAGGGACTATTAAATTCGGATGATGTAAATATATTTTCATTAAAAACAGAGGGCTCGGTTTACAAACCCCTCGGAAAAGGATTTTTTGTCGCAGCAGGAACTGCACTTAAATATTCAACTCCATCCAAACAACCCTATTTTAATATTCGTGGCCTTGGCTATATGAAAGATTACATTAGTGGATATGAGCTTTTTGTAATTGACGGATCTTCTTATAGCCTCTTCAAAAGCAATATAAAATACAGACTTTTTAAAACAGAAAAGAAGCTAAGTTTTCTACCAACTGAAAAAATCAGAAGTATCCCTCTAACCCTTTATTTGAAAACCTATTTTGACACGGGTTATGTGGTAGATCAGACAAATAATCCTGGTAATGCCATACTTGCCAATCAGTGGCTCTGGGGAGGTGGTGCAGGCTTTGATCTGGTAACCTATTATGATCTGGTATTCAGATTTGAATATTCAGTAAACAAACAACTTCAGTCCGGTCTGTTTTTGAGTCTTAAAGCAGCTATTTAA
- a CDS encoding S46 family peptidase — protein sequence MLKKLIVFTVCLLFLNPFCRADEGMWLPLLIKRLNYEDMQKKGLKLTADEIYSVNHSSLKDAVVNFGGYCTGEIISDKGLILTNHHCGYESVQSHSTVEHDYLSDGFWAKKISEELPTPGLTVTFLVRMEDVTDKILGACAGLNPEEKEAKIEQISAELEKTAIAGTHYTSEIKSFFEGNEYYLFVYEVFKDIRLVGAPPSSIGKFGGDTDNWMWPRHTGDFSMFRVYTAPDGKPAEYSANNVPLKPKFHLTISLDGYEKGSFSMVMGYPGSTERYLTSGGVKLAYEITNPDKIKIREKRLALMKEDMDANPEIRIKYAANYAQVSNYYKYFIGQNQGLRRLDVADQKKAREQKFQEWADSDLERKKTYGDLLPQFEKTYEEYKVVAPAYTYLEEAAFGTEILLFAYKLNGFYQALQNAKTPQETQAAAEAAKVQADEFFKNYNPPTDQKIFAALLQMYHDDVNPKLVPSVLKEVDKKYKGDFSKFAAYVFSNSILASKEKMDNFLKKPSAKVLEKDPAFRTSQSIISDFRTLAGPFLGMIFAKLDAANNLYLRGIREMNKDAKLYPDANFSMRLSYGSVEDYYPKDAAHFSYYTTIEGIMEKEDPKNEEFIVPKKLIDLYNQKDYGRYGFKGTLPVNFISTNDITGGNSGSPVMNGYGHLIGCAFDGNWEAMSGDIIYEPKLQRTISVDIRYILFIIDKYAGAENLIKEMTIVQNYKPASASQEEPLDKNKPAETIKTGNKKLEKVN from the coding sequence ATGTTGAAAAAACTTATTGTATTTACTGTCTGTTTGCTTTTTTTAAATCCCTTCTGTCGTGCCGACGAGGGAATGTGGCTTCCTTTACTCATAAAGAGGCTTAACTATGAAGACATGCAAAAGAAGGGGCTCAAGCTTACTGCTGATGAGATCTATAGTGTAAATCATTCAAGCCTGAAAGATGCTGTTGTAAATTTCGGAGGATATTGTACCGGAGAAATAATATCTGATAAAGGACTAATCCTGACCAACCACCATTGCGGTTATGAATCTGTTCAATCGCATAGTACTGTCGAACATGATTATCTTTCAGATGGTTTCTGGGCAAAGAAAATATCTGAGGAACTACCTACCCCAGGCCTTACAGTTACTTTCCTGGTAAGAATGGAAGATGTAACAGATAAAATCCTAGGAGCATGTGCAGGGTTAAATCCTGAAGAAAAAGAAGCTAAAATCGAACAGATATCTGCTGAACTTGAAAAAACAGCAATAGCAGGTACGCATTATACTTCAGAAATCAAAAGTTTTTTCGAAGGGAATGAATATTACCTGTTTGTTTACGAAGTATTTAAAGATATCAGACTTGTAGGAGCTCCTCCTTCAAGTATCGGTAAATTCGGTGGGGATACCGATAATTGGATGTGGCCAAGACATACTGGAGATTTTTCCATGTTCAGAGTCTACACAGCCCCAGATGGAAAACCTGCTGAATATTCTGCAAACAACGTCCCTTTAAAGCCAAAGTTTCACCTTACCATTTCACTTGACGGATATGAAAAAGGTTCTTTCTCAATGGTGATGGGATATCCCGGAAGCACTGAAAGATATCTTACTTCAGGAGGAGTTAAACTGGCATACGAAATCACCAATCCTGACAAAATCAAAATCAGAGAAAAAAGATTGGCTCTCATGAAAGAAGATATGGATGCCAACCCGGAGATAAGAATCAAATATGCCGCAAACTATGCTCAGGTAAGTAACTATTACAAATATTTCATAGGTCAGAATCAAGGATTGAGAAGGTTGGATGTTGCAGATCAAAAGAAAGCCAGAGAGCAGAAATTCCAGGAATGGGCAGATTCTGATCTTGAGAGAAAAAAGACTTATGGTGACCTGCTTCCTCAATTTGAAAAAACCTACGAGGAGTACAAAGTTGTTGCTCCTGCCTACACTTATCTAGAAGAAGCTGCATTCGGCACAGAAATCCTTCTTTTTGCATACAAGCTGAATGGATTTTACCAGGCTCTACAAAATGCTAAAACACCTCAGGAAACCCAGGCTGCGGCTGAAGCTGCCAAAGTACAGGCTGACGAATTCTTTAAAAATTATAATCCACCAACGGACCAAAAGATCTTTGCAGCACTGTTACAAATGTATCACGATGACGTGAATCCCAAACTAGTGCCATCAGTCCTCAAAGAAGTAGACAAGAAATACAAAGGTGACTTCTCTAAATTTGCTGCATATGTATTTTCAAATTCAATCCTTGCATCAAAAGAAAAAATGGACAATTTCCTTAAGAAGCCCTCTGCAAAGGTTTTGGAAAAAGATCCTGCATTTAGAACAAGTCAATCAATCATCAGCGATTTCAGAACGCTAGCCGGTCCCTTCCTCGGAATGATTTTCGCGAAATTAGATGCAGCGAATAACTTATATCTGAGAGGGATCAGAGAAATGAATAAAGATGCGAAGCTATATCCTGATGCTAACTTTTCTATGAGACTGAGTTATGGGTCAGTTGAAGATTATTATCCGAAAGATGCGGCCCATTTTTCATACTATACTACTATTGAAGGAATCATGGAAAAAGAAGATCCTAAAAACGAAGAATTCATTGTTCCTAAAAAACTTATAGACCTATACAATCAAAAAGATTATGGCAGATATGGTTTTAAAGGAACACTTCCTGTAAATTTTATTTCCACCAATGATATTACCGGAGGAAATTCGGGCAGCCCTGTTATGAATGGCTATGGACATTTGATCGGTTGTGCATTCGATGGCAATTGGGAGGCTATGAGTGGAGACATTATTTATGAACCAAAATTACAAAGAACTATATCAGTAGATATAAGATATATTTTATTCATTATTGATAAATATGCAGGCGCAGAAAATCTTATCAAAGAGATGACTATTGTACAAAATTACAAGCCGGCGTCAGCAAGTCAGGAAGAGCCATTAGACAAAAACAAACCTGCCGAAACAATTAAAACAGGCAATAAAAAATTGGAAAAGGTGAATTAA
- a CDS encoding response regulator, producing the protein MPDKKFNKVLLVDDDKINNYINLRLIRRIGLSEEIIVTNNGQEAITYLKKCNKKELPTLILLDINMPVMDGFEFLEEFEKLELNTVERPMIVVLTTSTNTNDIKKVESSPIAAGYINKPLTEENLLGFIRRNASVV; encoded by the coding sequence ATGCCAGATAAAAAGTTTAATAAAGTTCTCCTTGTTGATGATGATAAAATCAACAACTACATAAATCTCAGATTAATAAGGAGAATAGGTTTGTCTGAAGAAATTATTGTGACAAATAATGGTCAGGAAGCGATTACTTATCTAAAAAAATGTAATAAAAAGGAGCTGCCTACCCTGATTCTGCTGGATATCAATATGCCAGTAATGGATGGATTTGAATTTCTTGAAGAATTTGAAAAACTGGAATTAAATACAGTTGAAAGACCTATGATCGTGGTATTAACCACCAGTACCAATACTAATGATATAAAGAAGGTAGAAAGCTCTCCAATTGCTGCGGGTTATATAAATAAACCCCTAACAGAAGAGAATCTGCTGGGGTTTATTAGAAGAAATGCTTCAGTAGTTTAA